The proteins below come from a single Prolixibacter sp. NT017 genomic window:
- a CDS encoding ROK family protein, translating into MNLFDDKRVVMTLDAGGTNFVFSAIRGGENIVEPITLSSNGDNLEKSLANMVDGFSRVKEELQEEPVAISFAFPGPADYPNGIIGDLVNLPGFRGGVALGPFLEEKFNLPVYINNDGDLYAYGEALGGFLPEINKSLEDAGSPKRYHNLVGITLGTGLGGGLVREGKLIIGDNAMAAEIYAYRNKLNANWCAEDGVSIRAVKRHYGEYSGDANADELTPKDIFEIAKGMRPGNSEAAVKAFASVGESLGDVLTHLATTFDGLIVIGGGLSGAAELIMPAALGEMNSTLDLPSGETMPRLVQKVVSADTEEGLAALFHQKAVEIKVPQSDKTVVYNPEPMLAVGISRIGASRAISLGAYAFALDKLDE; encoded by the coding sequence ATGAACTTATTTGATGACAAGCGTGTGGTGATGACACTCGATGCCGGAGGTACCAACTTTGTCTTTTCAGCCATTCGCGGCGGCGAAAATATTGTTGAACCCATTACATTGTCTTCTAACGGAGACAATCTGGAAAAAAGTCTGGCCAACATGGTCGATGGCTTTTCCCGGGTGAAAGAAGAACTGCAGGAAGAGCCGGTAGCGATTAGTTTCGCTTTTCCCGGTCCGGCCGATTATCCCAACGGAATTATTGGCGATTTGGTGAACCTGCCCGGTTTCCGTGGCGGTGTGGCGCTCGGTCCGTTCCTGGAAGAGAAATTCAATTTGCCCGTCTACATCAACAACGATGGCGATTTATATGCGTATGGTGAGGCCCTGGGAGGTTTTCTTCCCGAAATTAATAAAAGCTTGGAAGATGCAGGTTCGCCCAAACGATACCACAACCTGGTAGGAATTACGCTGGGAACCGGTTTGGGTGGCGGTTTGGTACGCGAAGGCAAGCTCATTATTGGCGACAATGCCATGGCTGCTGAGATTTATGCCTACCGGAATAAACTGAACGCCAATTGGTGTGCCGAAGACGGTGTTTCCATCCGTGCGGTGAAACGTCATTACGGCGAGTACAGCGGAGACGCGAATGCAGATGAGTTGACACCGAAGGACATTTTCGAAATAGCTAAAGGAATGCGTCCCGGGAACAGTGAAGCAGCGGTGAAAGCGTTTGCTTCGGTAGGAGAATCGCTTGGTGATGTATTGACGCACCTGGCTACCACGTTCGATGGTTTGATTGTCATTGGAGGCGGACTCTCTGGTGCTGCCGAACTGATTATGCCGGCAGCATTAGGTGAGATGAACAGTACCCTGGATTTGCCCAGCGGAGAAACCATGCCGCGCCTGGTACAGAAAGTGGTGAGTGCCGATACCGAAGAGGGATTAGCAGCCTTATTTCATCAGAAAGCAGTCGAAATTAAGGTGCCACAAAGCGATAAAACGGTGGTGTACAACCCGGAGCCGATGTTGGCTGTAGGAATTAGCCGTATTGGGGCAAGCCGCGCCATTTCGCTGGGTGCTTATGCTTTTGCTCTTGACAAGCTTGACGAATAA
- a CDS encoding rod shape-determining protein, producing MKELRNNIGFDLGSSKFRFYKEGKQIGEIPARLELDGEKHEKLVINGKIADFNGTETLLRQEIKKIQKPVLGFLYLPFNSLVSVPSDMNEVALRAFRDSMEHAGSKTCFMLNDCFIAATGLEIDIKNSTSMIVDCGAGKTSITTIKGFEIIKNDILDIAGINLDEAIRTYLSSKYDLIVDLKVAEKLKIEYTDFRENKQVDKTVRITGQVKQTDSIKDIKIQSSEITDCLRNDIELLVERIIRHFENLEDSVSEKIKMTGVYLIGGGFKLTGLIDLISKKLNVNSKSYGFSNDYMKTGLQKIQANPGELMRYMMI from the coding sequence ATGAAAGAATTAAGAAACAATATAGGATTTGATTTAGGTTCAAGCAAATTTCGATTTTACAAAGAAGGCAAACAGATTGGTGAAATTCCCGCAAGACTGGAACTTGATGGCGAAAAACATGAAAAACTTGTGATTAATGGTAAAATTGCAGACTTTAATGGAACAGAGACATTATTAAGACAGGAAATCAAGAAAATCCAAAAACCAGTCCTCGGATTTTTGTACTTGCCATTTAATTCTCTTGTGTCCGTACCATCTGATATGAATGAGGTTGCATTGAGAGCATTTCGTGATTCAATGGAGCATGCTGGTTCGAAAACATGTTTTATGCTTAATGATTGTTTTATAGCCGCTACTGGATTAGAAATAGATATTAAAAACTCGACTTCCATGATTGTTGATTGTGGCGCAGGAAAGACAAGCATTACAACAATAAAAGGATTTGAGATAATAAAAAATGACATTCTTGACATTGCAGGAATAAATCTTGACGAAGCAATTCGAACCTATTTAAGTAGCAAGTACGACCTGATTGTTGACTTAAAAGTAGCCGAAAAACTAAAAATCGAGTACACGGATTTTAGAGAAAATAAACAAGTTGATAAGACCGTCAGAATTACTGGACAAGTAAAACAGACTGATAGTATCAAGGATATTAAAATTCAAAGCTCAGAGATTACAGATTGTTTAAGAAATGATATTGAACTACTTGTCGAGAGGATTATTCGCCACTTTGAAAATTTAGAGGATTCTGTATCAGAAAAAATTAAAATGACAGGTGTTTATCTAATCGGTGGCGGATTTAAACTAACTGGGTTAATCGACTTGATTTCTAAAAAGCTTAATGTAAATTCAAAATCATACGGATTTAGCAATGATTATATGAAAACTGGACTTCAGAAAATTCAAGCTAATCCAGGAGAATTAATGAGATACATGATGATTTAA